A stretch of the Nicotiana tabacum cultivar K326 chromosome 6, ASM71507v2, whole genome shotgun sequence genome encodes the following:
- the LOC107820399 gene encoding uncharacterized protein LOC107820399: MAQVSISLLNFLNEGEDDVNGHPNAVIEDLDSSPYWVHDFGESFDVFTAPDLSDFPPRAQISLTRQRRTNFPLSDDVSEPDSVITTMDFLDRENQVNFVMDLFQQRVEQAQSSNRVISDPDLLHISEPELEASFGVIEGNDVMGLSSLDLDFGLGLGFCGDTDNSGFHVEDCDGPEQFVSGLQVVDIGSDSDADENCVMGRLFNLDEGDGDDDEENIHDNESDEPSLRLCWDSFQLEDDHRDMNNEDFEWEEIDGRVDEREILSMFLDDEEISESAPALEDRARELDNLEWEFLLNVHNLEPDPEIGNVEFDLAHHIDQDDYNYTAEYELLFGQFAEGENGLVGKPPASKTVVRNLPTVALSKDDIEKNDATCAICKDEMNLGERARQLPCAHRYHGDCIVPWLGIRNTCPVCRHELPTDDPDYERRRRVATQRVGQLD, from the coding sequence ATGGCTCAGGTCTCAATCTCGCTGCTCAATTTCCTCAACGAAGGTGAAGACGACGTTAACGGACATCCAAACGCCGTTATTGAAGACCTCGACTCTTCGCCTTACTGGGTTCACGATTTCGGTGAAAGCTTCGACGTTTTCACTGCTCCAGATCTCTCCGATTTCCCTCCCCGCGCTCAAATCTCTTTGACCCGTCAACGGCGCACGAATTTTCCATTAAGCGACGACGTTTCGGAACCCGATTCGGTTATCACCACAATGGATTTTTTGGACCGGGAGAACCAAGTAAACTTCGTCATGGACCTGTTCCAGCAACGCGTGGAACAAGCCCAATCTTCGAACCGAGTGATTTCGGACCCTGATTTGCTTCATATTTCGGAGCCGGAGTTAGAGGCCAGTTTCGGTGTGATTGAAGGGAATGATGTTATGGGCTTGAGTAGCTTAGACCTAGATTTTGGGCTAGGGTTAGGTTTTTGTGGGGACACCGATAATTCTGGGTTCCACGTTGAAGACTGTGATGGCCCAGAGCAGTTCGTTAGTGGGCTGCAGGTTGTGGATATTGGATCGGATTCGGATGCTGATGAGAACTGCGTTATGGGCAGACTTTTCAATCTGGATGAAGGTGATGGTGATGACGATGAGGAGAATATTCATGATAACGAGAGTGATGAACCGAGCCTTAGGCTGTGTTGGGACTCATTCCAATTGGAGGATGATCATAGGGATATGAATAATGAGGACTTTGAGTGGGAAGAAATTGATGGAAGAGTTGATGAGAGAGAGATTCTTAGCATGTTTTTAGATGATGAGGAAATATCCGAATCTGCTCCTGCCCTAGAGGATAGGGCCAGAGAGTTGGATAATTTGGAGTGGGAGTTTCTGTTGAATGTTCACAATTTGGAGCCTGACCCTGAAATTGGAAATGTGGAATTCGATTTAGCTCATCATATTGATCAAGACGATTACAATTACACTGCTGAATATGAGCTGTTATTTGGACAGTTTGCAGAGGGCGAGAATGGTTTAGTTGGAAAACCACCAGCTTCTAAAACTGTTGTTAGAAACCTTCCGACTGTGGCTTTGAGTAAAGATGATATAGAGAAGAACGATGCTACTTGTGCAATCTGCAAGGATGAGATGAATTTGGGGGAAAGGGCTAGACAGTTACCGTGTGCTCATAGGTATCATGGCGACTGTATTGTGCCTTGGCTTGGGATTAGGAATACCTGTCCAGTTTGTCGACATGAGTTGCCCACTGATGATCCTGATTATGAGAGGAGGAGAAGGGTCGCGACTCAGAGAGTTGGTCAACTTGATTGA